The DNA segment CTCGCTTGATTGAAGAAAGCCCTTTTACTCTTTTGAACTACTTCTAAGGCTACCCATCTAGTCACTTAACCTAGAACATACAAGAACTCTAAAAAGAAAGTCAAGTGATGAAACCATGGTCATCTATATTGTATCAATAATAGTTTTATAGGTTGGTATACATTGTTTCTTTCTTAAACCAATATCAAACAACTTAAGTTTCATcttcatcaaaatttcaacatgtttAAGCTATTTTATCGTATTTCAATTCGTTTCAATCAAGACTAATATATACCAGTGCATCACCAACCTATACCAACTTAGCTTGGTCCATTGGAAATGGTGCTAATATTCGTTGCTCAAAAGATTCTTGGATCCCATATACTGGTCCTTTAATTTCGCAAATTCCCTCCTATGCTATTCTTTATTTGGATTGCACTCTAAGGGATTTGGTAAAGTTTGATAGTACTTGGAATTTGGATCTGTTTCGTATATGGTTGTTTGAAGAAGTGATTAATCGTATTGTTAGTATCCCTCCTCCTCATCCTAATTCGGGGTCAAATAGGATAATTTGGGCTCATTGGCCTTAGGTTCCTTTTTAGTACATAGTGCGTTCTGGTCTTTAAAAGAAGGAACTTGGAATCTTGAGAAGAATTTTGGAAGAATTCATGGAAGTACCAGGGTCCATAAAGAGTGAGATTTTTCCTTTGGTTGGCATTTAAGCGGAGACTTCTAACGAATTTAGAGTGTACATAACGGGGGATTGGATATAACTGTTCTTGTCCTATATGTGGGTATGGAATTGAAGATAGTATTCATGTGCTTCGGGATTGTCTGGTAGCAAAGGAAGTGTGGATGTATATGATTCCAATAGAGCATCAACAAAGATCCTTTTCTTATACTTTTCAGGTTTGGTTATCTTATAACCTTGTTGTCATATAAGGCTGCAAGATCAGGGCATTACATGGTCGTGTCTTTTTGGATTAATCGCTTGGCATATCTggaaaaataaaatcttttcaTCTTTCAGAATGTTACTTGGTCGGCAATTGAAGTTGTTGAAATCTCTATTAGTTGGGCTCAATAGTCACAAGAATAATACTCTTAGTTTGGGATATAACTCTCATGCTGATGGTACGTGGGTCCATTTATTCATTTATGGCGTAGTGGCCAGAGCTACATGAAATGCTTCTGTTGGAGGTGTGTTGCAGGATCAACTTGGAAATTAGATTTTGGGATTTAATCGTTATTAAGGTATATATACGCATTTTGAGGCTGAAATATAGGGTATCCTGGATGGGCTTCTCGTTCTGTTAAATAAAGGGTATAGATGAGCTACAATTCAGACTCATAATCTTGATATGGTTCAGGCTTTAATTGATATTGGATTGGAGGATTTAGGTATCACTGTGGTTAGAATAGTCCAGCGAGTTATGAGATCTAAAGGACAATGACGGATTAAATATGTAGTTAGAGAACACAACATGATTGAGGATTGGTTGGCTAAACTTAGTCTAACGTTGAAGTCAAATTTAAAGGTTTTTGATATGGCTCCTAATGAAATCTTAGAAGTTTTACAACAAGACAAAGCGAATAGTATTTTTAAGCAATTGATTTGATGTAATTTATCTTTtcattttgtcaaaaaaaaagcTAATTTTTTATAACTGTAACTTAACTAATTTTCACtattacattttaaaatgaaGTAATTATTAGATTAAGCATTAAATCTAATTACTACTTTTAAATTgaggttatatatataatagaactAGAAAtcaaactataaaaatatttcaCCATATCGATAAATTTGAAACGAAACACTAAAACACAATTCTATTAATATAGTCATCGATACAATATTAACAACCAAAGATTGTACAATGAACTtgaacttaaaaaccctaaacccaaaattcCCAATCCTATCCTAGATCCGTTCAaactcaattttataaaaaaaatcgaaaaatcaaattaaaaaaaaatctaaactcaGAAAAAACCCACCAAAAACAACTTCACCCAACAAAACATTTGAGCTGTATGGCATGCCCCATCAATACACTTATATCAGATAAGACCACCATCACTATCAAAGTCATTAACCCTTCCACCAATGGCAAAAACCAATATAAATAAATGTCTAAACCAGTAAAAAACAATCAAACAAACCCTACATCCCCAAGTCAATAACACATTCCCGCTACAgaaacccccccccccaaaaaaaaaaacatggcaAACACCCTTTTAGAAGCTTTCAACGTACGAGTTGTCGGCTCCGGCGACAGAATCCTTGTCTTGGCTCACGGTTTCGGTACGGACCAATCGGTTTGGCAACGGATTCTCCCATTTTTCACACCTAATTATCGTATAATCCTATACGACCTCGTTTGTGCCGGCAGCGTCAACCCCGATTACTTCGATTCCACTAGGTACGACACTCTCGATGCTTTCGTCGACGATTTGCTTAATATTCTTAAAGCTCTCGGCGTTCACCGTTGCGCTTACGTCGGCCACTCCGTCTCCGCCATGATCGGTATCTTGGCTTCCATTCGCTGCCCTCAACTCTTCTCCAAACTCATCCTCATCGGCGCTTCTCCCAGGTAAAacggaaggaaaaaaaaattggcCTTTGTGGTTCACCGGtgaaatatgttaaaatttaaatattcaaaatttcaggTCTAGAATTAGACCTAATAATAAAGGATTGAATTAaatcaaaaagactaaatttaaagTTTCAGCATAACACAACGACTAAAATTAGAGTTAgaccaaaatgaaatttatggtttGCAGGTTTCTCAATGACGAAAATTACCACGGAGGGTTCGAGCTAGGCGAGATTGAGGAAGTATTTTCAGCAATGGAAGCCAATTACGAAGCTTGGGTAAACGGGTTTGCCCCAGTGTTGGTGGGGGCCGATGTGCCGACGGCGGTTCGAGAGTTCAGCCGGACACTTTTCAACATGAGACCGGACATATCATTGTTCGTTTCAAGGACGATATTCAACAGTGATCTGAGAGGGGAACTCGGGAAAGTGAGAGTGCCGTGTTGCGTGATCCAGACGGCGAAAGATGTGTCGGTTCCGGCATCGGTGGCGGAGTATTTAAAGACCCATCTTGGGGGACGAACCACGGTGGAGATTTTGAGAACAGAAGGCCATTTACCGCACTTGACTGCGCCGGTGTTGCTTGCTCAAGTGCTCCGGCGAGCCCTTCCGCGGTGAGTTTTCTAGTGTTTTTTTACTTCAACAATGCCAATTGGACCCAATGGGTCGGATTTTTATTCTGGTGTTGATACAGTGATAATTCAAACCCTTTTTCTCTTTAACGTAATCTCTATgttgaaaaataaaatctaatttcttaattttctcctaattttctcttaaaatgaaaaaaaaaagataattcaTGCATAGATATCAATTGAggaaaaatgtatattttaagggtcaattaactaattaacccatttgaattttttcaatttttacatcATTTTAAGTTATTGTGATTTTGAGTTTAAGTAGTTTTAAGTTTGGgtcatttaaattatattttagttgaACTGAATATAGTCAAATTCGCATTGGGTTTAATCATTTTAATCGGTGTGtatcatttcaataataaatcGATGTAATTAactttatattcaaaataatatatagaaaatgaataaaatatctaacttttattattatggtaataataaatcataaatttgtattttttttatatatacataaatttgtgGACGTTAGGCTCCTTgggattttttaaatattattttatcatgaTATTTTTTCCCTCCCATAGGATTAGGATTAGAATACCCCACGTGATTGTGACGTGACGAGAGGATGCTTTTCACTATAAGAATAGTAGTATATTAAGAATTAtctaaaaagtaaattaattattttttaaaaaaagtattcacttttattattaaaaatttatgttgTTAATAGAATAACTAAATAATTATATGTGTAATATGTCACGTGTAtcttattttaacatataaatataaaattttaatagtagaaataattgaaatttttaatagaagaattaatttttttgatatgatatatagggattaatttatctatttttttaatagataaaggaaaatataattagacttttaatacaaaaatctactatttttaatttttttcctttaatttaatCTTgaaatttgaagtatgtttctatttattttctttattttcatgactgttaataatattatatatattcaagtgttttttataattaaattatttttaaccaaaacaaaaattaattaatgattaattGAGGTATGAGCTTTgcataggttttttttttatatattttgagttGGTTGAAACTTGCATTTAAATTAAGACTTGGTATTTGAtgtgttaataatatattttttattttacaagtaTCTTTAAAAAATTGTGACgtgcctatttttttatttttaaaatattttattatattttttctcaTTTAAATATAATGGTTAATGCATTATTTGGAATCTGAATTTGATAATTGTTTTCATATTggggttttatatttttttttgtttaacttaATCCTTGAATTTGGCAATTGCTCTCAcattagattttgattttttagttcaaattagcccctaaacttGACAATTGATCATATATTAAGGTTTGaactttttttattcaagttaatcCATGCTATTTCCTTAAAAAAAGTTAACCAAAATAAGTTCAGAcccaaatatgaaaataattgtcaagttcagagactaacttgaataaaaaaaacaagCCCTAATGTGGGGGCGATTATCAAATCTAGAGACTAACTTAGAGAAAAAGATTCATACCTCGATATAGAAACAATTACCAAATTTAGGCCTGAAACAATGCATTAACCCTAGATATAACTATAAGAATATGCAAATATCTAtgtgtaaataatttaaatgGATGTACcgtgaatttttttcgaatcaattcgagttaaatgaaatttgagtcgagtttaatcgagtgaaattgttcaagttaaattaaaatattgttacaatataattaattCTATGTCAAAGCACataaaattaaaaccatatatatttttaaaaaatagtttaatataataaattgaaattgataatttacttgtttagGTCTTCAAATTTAcccttttggagaattttaaaaacaaattatgaaattttggaatttttagggatcaaaatattaatatgttattcaatttatttaaattgtaaaatttaaattgactcgaaatttgaaaaatcaaattatttattcgaATTTAGTCGAAAAAAtctaatagaaaataataattataaaatgtaaatatttggtGAAAGGCTTTTGTATAAATACGTGGCGGCCTCATGGGCCGTGATAGCAACAAAATTCCACCACAGCCCAGAAGATATTTTGTGGAACTAATTTGACATTTGAACAGATAATTTGAGGGACACCAACATTGAAAGGTAGAGATTCAAATTGGTTGGATTCGATCCGATTtgattcgatttttttttttaaatttttagatcgTTGATGATAATTCGGTTTTATTTAGTTTTCGATTTCTTTATATTATAAAGAAGGTTTTGTTTCAAGATAAAATTGCTTAAAAATTGTATCACTTAAAAAATGGTACTGTTAATTTTATTACAAAAGTATTTTAAGCCATGTCATTATCTACTTGAACAATTATGCTTAGTTTTTCGTCGATGTTGCAGCTGAAAAGTGCtttttaaattgttattagaAAATGTGCTGTGAAAAATAtagtttattaattttaaatgtttagTAATGTTGCTAAAAATTGCAATTGAAGGTTAAAATgtccttttttcttttaacatgATAATTGTTATACCACTTCTTTGACTTGAACACGTAGTAACATGAGAAGCGATTAGAAATACGCCCACAGGCAGCCCTCCACTTTATATCGTCTGGATGATTAATCAGTGACCAACTACTTGTATGCTTCGTATCACACACGAGAGGAATCATCCATCTTTAACCACCCGGTTGGGCTCTTCGATAGGCCATCCATTATTAATGAGTGTGTTTTCCTCACGAGGAGATCACTCAGGAACCACCGCTTACCCATTAATACCCTAAGATACAACATAAAAAGGGCCTCCTCTCCTTTCTCAACAAACCCTAAGAGACTAAGCTCTCATCCCTCTCCTCTTCATTCTCCTACTTTTTTGGTTCTCTGCCCAACAAGGGTAAACATGCCTTACTTACACCACCTTCTCTTCCCTTGTTGATACAAGGTATCAACAATAGTGTAAAGTAAAAAATTAGTTAagttatatgatatttaaataatttaatataatgatacatgaaatataaattttaaataccttTTAAGtaactaatataaattatttacaaaacTAATggtacataaaatattttaaaaatttaaaaatataataaatgatagttaaataatttaatataatgatacataaaatatacattaatctaatttttatatacCTTTTAAATAGTTAGTATCAGGGGAGAGGTCTACTTACATCAATGTAAAGCGTTTCTATTTTACTTCCTTTTGCAACTTTTTATATCATTGATATTTAATAAtctaaattgttgaatttatatcAAGATATTTGCATTTATCATGCaagtaaattttttaatcaatctGATATTTCCATCATATTGGtctaaaatattgtttatatgaatatatatttaacggttattatttttaaataaaatgaatagttaaaaa comes from the Gossypium hirsutum isolate 1008001.06 chromosome A06, Gossypium_hirsutum_v2.1, whole genome shotgun sequence genome and includes:
- the LOC121203649 gene encoding strigolactone esterase D14, translating into MANTLLEAFNVRVVGSGDRILVLAHGFGTDQSVWQRILPFFTPNYRIILYDLVCAGSVNPDYFDSTRYDTLDAFVDDLLNILKALGVHRCAYVGHSVSAMIGILASIRCPQLFSKLILIGASPRFLNDENYHGGFELGEIEEVFSAMEANYEAWVNGFAPVLVGADVPTAVREFSRTLFNMRPDISLFVSRTIFNSDLRGELGKVRVPCCVIQTAKDVSVPASVAEYLKTHLGGRTTVEILRTEGHLPHLTAPVLLAQVLRRALPR